The genome window CAAGCTTGATAATTTATTCAGGAGATGCAGCGGTTTATCTATAATATATTTTAATTGTTGTATCCATACGTATTTTGAAGGATTCATATAAAAGGCTTTCTTTTTAATAACAATTAATTTATGATAATCAAATGGCTTGGGCATGAATCTATGTCACATGTTTCGATATGGAGTAGATGTGCTTCCCTGCTTCTATCTCCACAAGGAGCATAAAAATAATATCAGGAGGATAAAATGCAGGGTGGCAAACTTTATGTTGGAAATCTTAGTTATTCGGTAACCAGCGAACAGCTTAAGGAGCTATTTTCAGGTTGTGGAGAGGTAAAAGAAGTCAAAATAATTGAAGGTAAGGGTTTTGGTTTTGTCGAAATGGGAACACAGATAGAAGCAGAAAAGGCAAAAAAAGACTTAGGCGGTACACAGTTCATGGGACGCTCAATTACCGTTGAAGAAGCGCGCCCCCAGAGAGAAAAACCAAGAGGCGGAAGGGGAGGCGGTTTCGGCAGGAGATACTGATTCAGGAAATTTATTCGTTTAATAGATTTCCAAATTGTTTTACAGGGGCATGGATCGCAGGAGGTGAAATTAATGAGACAGGCAA of Pseudomonadota bacterium contains these proteins:
- a CDS encoding RNA-binding protein, with translation MQGGKLYVGNLSYSVTSEQLKELFSGCGEVKEVKIIEGKGFGFVEMGTQIEAEKAKKDLGGTQFMGRSITVEEARPQREKPRGGRGGGFGRRY